The proteins below come from a single Gordonia sp. X0973 genomic window:
- a CDS encoding flavodoxin domain-containing protein has translation MSTVILYGTETGTGELVSDSIADVLAADHDPSIYDMTDFAVEDLDPSDFVVVVCSTYGEGELPTGALPFADELDANKPDLSGLRFAVFGLGDKVYGDTFNRGGEIIAEMLTALGATQVGEHGRHDLSSDIKPTKQAEEWAATIAPLIND, from the coding sequence ATGTCCACAGTCATCCTCTACGGCACGGAGACCGGAACGGGCGAGCTCGTCTCCGACTCGATCGCCGATGTTCTCGCCGCCGACCACGATCCGTCGATCTACGACATGACCGACTTCGCCGTCGAGGACCTTGATCCGAGCGACTTCGTCGTCGTCGTCTGCTCCACCTACGGCGAGGGCGAACTGCCCACCGGCGCACTGCCGTTCGCCGACGAACTCGACGCCAACAAGCCCGACCTGAGCGGTCTGCGCTTCGCCGTGTTCGGTCTGGGCGACAAGGTGTACGGCGACACCTTCAACCGCGGTGGCGAGATCATCGCCGAGATGCTGACCGCCCTCGGCGCCACCCAGGTCGGCGAGCACGGCCGCCACGACCTCTCGTCGGACATCAAGCCGACGAAGCAGGCCGAAGAATGGGCCGCCACCATCGCGCCGCTCATCAACGACTGA
- a CDS encoding DMT family transporter, giving the protein MHTWLPAILAIGAALLIASGTVIRQRESAASGAINARWWIGAGIAVLGFAAQATALGLGPILLVQPLIVLAVLFSLPLEAWADDRHPHPNEWLWGLILVASVGTFLLVAHPEQSSRRPDTTTLAIATAAVVGGVLVLVALAEKSKSSHYRALFYGLAAGVLFGVSALLVKSVIMQAMTTWHEVFFHPQVYVLLLVAPGAVVAQQRGFGAGDLQTSFPAMNVMEPATSMALGMLVLGEQIRVSVTTALFLGVVLALMIRSVVELAKLSAVRADVMTSKGAKARHDETDASRR; this is encoded by the coding sequence GTGCACACCTGGCTTCCGGCGATCCTCGCCATCGGCGCGGCGCTGCTGATCGCCTCCGGGACCGTGATCCGGCAGCGCGAATCGGCTGCGTCGGGCGCGATCAACGCGCGGTGGTGGATCGGCGCGGGTATCGCGGTCCTCGGATTCGCGGCGCAGGCGACGGCGCTCGGCCTGGGGCCGATTCTGCTGGTGCAGCCCCTGATCGTGCTGGCGGTGCTGTTCTCCCTGCCGCTGGAAGCCTGGGCCGACGACCGGCATCCCCATCCCAACGAATGGCTGTGGGGACTGATCCTGGTGGCCAGCGTCGGGACCTTCCTCCTCGTCGCCCACCCCGAACAATCCTCGCGGCGGCCCGACACCACGACGTTGGCGATAGCGACGGCGGCCGTCGTCGGCGGAGTGTTGGTCCTCGTCGCGCTGGCGGAGAAGTCCAAGAGCAGCCACTACCGGGCGCTGTTCTACGGCCTGGCCGCCGGCGTGTTGTTCGGGGTCTCGGCGCTGCTGGTGAAGTCGGTGATCATGCAGGCGATGACCACCTGGCACGAGGTCTTCTTCCACCCGCAGGTGTACGTCCTGCTGCTCGTCGCGCCGGGGGCGGTGGTGGCCCAGCAGCGCGGCTTCGGCGCGGGCGATCTGCAGACCTCGTTCCCCGCGATGAACGTCATGGAGCCCGCGACGTCGATGGCCCTGGGCATGCTGGTCCTCGGCGAGCAGATCCGGGTCAGCGTGACGACGGCCCTGTTCCTGGGCGTCGTCCTGGCCTTGATGATCCGCTCGGTCGTCGAATTGGCGAAGCTATCCGCGGTCCGTGCCGACGTGATGACGAGTAAAGGCGCCAAGGCGCGTCACGACGAAACCGACGCGTCTCGCCGGTGA
- a CDS encoding methyltransferase domain-containing protein produces the protein MSEPQQMPSFHSTPADDGQQELLVAVLDAQADLTSIKRMRAWASKALGVRPGEHVLDVGSGTGSEVLAMAAAVGSSGRAVGVDPNPRMIELADTRTGEAPATFVEGSAYALPFPDDTFDAVRCERVFQHLEHPERATAEIARVLKPGGRAILIDSDWSTAIMHPIDPTIVAAMQSIADDRTPNRESGRRLRGLLSAAGFVIDDIGSEAVIFQPEVSAPMYAAQVQAAVASGVLTQAQAEQATAELEQGLATGDYLFSVTMYAVLGHLPTAV, from the coding sequence GTGAGCGAACCGCAGCAGATGCCCTCCTTCCACTCCACCCCCGCCGACGACGGACAGCAGGAACTCCTGGTGGCCGTGCTCGACGCGCAGGCGGATCTGACCAGCATCAAGCGGATGCGCGCGTGGGCGTCGAAAGCCCTGGGGGTCCGGCCGGGCGAGCACGTCCTCGATGTCGGCTCGGGCACCGGCTCTGAGGTGCTGGCGATGGCGGCCGCGGTCGGATCGTCGGGGCGGGCCGTCGGTGTCGACCCGAACCCGCGGATGATCGAGCTCGCCGACACGCGCACCGGCGAGGCGCCGGCCACCTTCGTCGAGGGTTCCGCCTACGCACTGCCCTTCCCCGACGACACCTTCGACGCGGTGCGCTGCGAGCGCGTCTTCCAGCATCTCGAACACCCCGAGCGGGCGACCGCCGAGATCGCGCGGGTGCTCAAGCCGGGCGGGCGGGCCATCCTCATCGACAGCGATTGGTCGACGGCGATCATGCACCCCATCGACCCGACGATCGTCGCCGCGATGCAGTCGATCGCCGACGACCGCACGCCCAATCGCGAGTCCGGTCGCCGCCTGCGCGGACTGCTGAGCGCGGCCGGTTTCGTCATCGACGACATCGGTTCCGAAGCCGTCATCTTCCAGCCCGAGGTCTCGGCGCCCATGTATGCCGCGCAGGTGCAGGCCGCCGTCGCATCCGGGGTCCTCACCCAGGCGCAGGCGGAGCAGGCCACCGCCGAGTTGGAGCAGGGCCTCGCCACCGGCGACTACCTGTTCTCGGTGACGATGTACGCCGTTCTCGGCCACTTACCCACCGCCGTGTGA
- a CDS encoding histidine phosphatase family protein gives MSRTLVLLRHGKSAYPDGVTDHDRPLSPRGDRQAALAGQWMRDEGITPDAVLCSTARRTRETFDRTGVGAPAHYVDDLYGGSPSTILETIRIHAPAAAETLLVVGHVPGMPATAMTLDPQGVISEFPTSAYAVLTVGVPWAEIGLGVDPACHLVGVRVPR, from the coding sequence GTGAGCCGCACCCTCGTCCTACTGCGGCACGGCAAATCCGCCTATCCCGACGGGGTCACCGACCACGACCGGCCCCTTTCCCCGCGCGGCGACCGTCAGGCGGCCTTGGCCGGGCAATGGATGCGCGACGAGGGGATCACTCCCGACGCGGTGTTGTGTTCGACCGCCCGGCGCACCCGTGAGACCTTCGACCGGACCGGCGTCGGCGCGCCCGCCCACTACGTCGACGACCTGTACGGCGGCTCCCCATCGACGATCCTGGAAACCATCCGGATCCACGCGCCCGCAGCCGCCGAGACCCTGCTCGTCGTCGGCCATGTGCCCGGGATGCCGGCGACGGCGATGACACTCGATCCGCAGGGCGTCATCAGTGAATTCCCGACGTCGGCGTACGCCGTGCTGACCGTCGGCGTGCCGTGGGCGGAGATCGGACTGGGCGTCGACCCGGCCTGCCACCTGGTGGGAGTGCGCGTCCCGCGCTGA
- a CDS encoding STAS domain-containing protein — MSDLISLPTRTSTASSTLRRDDACDTHVGSADGTTLVTVTGSIDATTVDEFAEHLDAAVASGGNRVVVDMTDVDFLGAGGMIALHGTALSLLNADGAIAVVGPRPVSRPLRRTGLDRVVPVFDWLPAAFEAVGGQSRLF, encoded by the coding sequence ATGTCCGATCTCATTTCTCTCCCCACCCGCACATCGACCGCCTCATCGACGCTCCGACGCGACGACGCATGCGACACCCACGTCGGCAGTGCTGACGGCACGACGTTGGTCACCGTCACCGGTTCCATCGACGCCACCACGGTCGACGAGTTCGCCGAGCACCTCGACGCGGCGGTCGCATCCGGCGGCAACCGTGTCGTGGTCGACATGACCGACGTCGACTTCCTCGGTGCCGGCGGAATGATCGCCCTGCACGGCACCGCCCTGTCGCTGCTCAATGCGGATGGCGCCATTGCCGTCGTCGGACCGCGCCCGGTGTCCCGCCCCCTGCGGCGTACCGGACTCGACCGCGTGGTCCCGGTCTTCGACTGGCTGCCCGCGGCGTTCGAAGCGGTCGGCGGACAGTCCCGGTTGTTCTGA
- a CDS encoding PAS and ANTAR domain-containing protein: MTQTHPAEEPARPFPVGQFWYHFDEDRWVWSDELARIHGYSSAADVEPTTALMLAHKHPDDKDRVEQLITRVRTARESFSGQHRVIDAQGRVVPVVVVADTFTDRTGTAVGTTGYYVALPTTGTDTEPPVDLGAEQAVRDRVEKVVDRRAVIEQAKGALRLVYRLDDQQAFDLLTWRSQETNTKVRDLAAAICDQLGTLDLPSAARARFDHLLLTAHEAAASVDADED, encoded by the coding sequence GTGACCCAGACACACCCCGCCGAGGAGCCGGCCCGACCGTTTCCCGTCGGTCAGTTCTGGTATCACTTCGACGAGGACCGCTGGGTCTGGTCCGACGAGTTGGCACGGATTCACGGCTATTCGTCGGCCGCCGACGTCGAGCCCACGACCGCGCTGATGCTCGCCCACAAGCATCCCGACGACAAAGACCGCGTCGAGCAGCTCATCACCCGGGTCCGCACGGCGCGCGAATCGTTCAGCGGGCAACACCGCGTCATCGACGCCCAGGGCCGGGTCGTGCCGGTCGTGGTCGTCGCCGACACCTTCACCGACCGCACCGGCACGGCGGTGGGCACCACCGGCTATTACGTGGCGCTGCCGACCACCGGCACAGACACCGAGCCGCCGGTCGACCTCGGCGCCGAGCAGGCCGTGCGCGACCGCGTCGAGAAGGTCGTCGACCGCCGTGCCGTCATCGAGCAGGCCAAGGGTGCGCTGCGCCTGGTGTACCGACTCGACGATCAACAGGCCTTCGACCTGCTCACCTGGCGTTCCCAGGAGACCAACACCAAGGTGCGCGACCTGGCCGCGGCGATCTGCGACCAGCTCGGCACCCTCGATCTGCCGTCGGCCGCGCGAGCCCGGTTCGACCACCTGCTGCTGACCGCCCACGAGGCTGCCGCCTCGGTCGACGCCGACGAGGACTGA
- a CDS encoding CsbD family protein, whose amino-acid sequence MADNNATETIKGAMDQAKGKIKETVGSVTGNDDLAEEGRAQKTAGGATREAGMERMRQERAQAEKEESRDEDVF is encoded by the coding sequence ATGGCAGACAACAACGCCACCGAGACCATCAAGGGAGCGATGGACCAAGCCAAGGGCAAGATCAAGGAGACGGTCGGCAGCGTCACCGGCAACGATGACCTCGCCGAGGAGGGGCGCGCCCAGAAGACGGCCGGCGGGGCGACTCGCGAGGCCGGCATGGAGCGTATGCGCCAGGAGCGGGCCCAGGCGGAGAAGGAAGAATCCCGCGACGAGGACGTCTTCTAG
- a CDS encoding ChaB family protein, whose amino-acid sequence MPKTTQRGNVRKSELPSTIARSPEKAQRTFAKAHDAALEEYHDEQRAHRVAYDALKHSFEKVGDHWEAKSGTGPSDSRASSGGPNPSGHSEEGVNANATKEHLYKVAQRLDIDGRSTMSKSELVSAIKSANRRATAHSRN is encoded by the coding sequence ATGCCCAAGACGACCCAACGCGGAAACGTGAGGAAATCCGAACTGCCGTCGACGATCGCCCGTTCACCGGAGAAGGCGCAGCGGACCTTCGCCAAGGCCCACGACGCCGCGCTCGAGGAGTATCACGACGAACAGCGCGCCCACCGCGTCGCCTACGACGCCCTCAAGCATTCGTTCGAAAAGGTGGGGGACCACTGGGAGGCCAAGAGCGGCACCGGGCCGTCGGACTCGCGGGCGTCTAGCGGCGGCCCCAATCCGTCCGGGCACAGCGAAGAGGGGGTGAACGCCAACGCGACCAAGGAGCATCTCTACAAGGTGGCCCAGCGCCTCGACATCGACGGGCGCTCGACGATGAGCAAGTCCGAACTCGTCTCAGCGATCAAGAGTGCCAATCGTCGGGCCACCGCGCACAGCCGCAACTGA
- a CDS encoding Dps family protein: MTPTSPTFTAPGITTVEAAGLINTLQERLSALNDLHLTLKHIHWNVVGPNFIGVHEMLDPQVELVRGYADVLAERIATLGGSPRGTASAIESERTWDDYSLSRDTAQAHLAALDIVYDGFIASHRQAIAATGDPDPVTQDIFISQTAELEKFQWFVRAHLESAAGSLPEGSSHTERGAAATVR, from the coding sequence ATGACACCAACATCACCCACCTTCACCGCACCGGGAATCACCACCGTCGAGGCAGCCGGGCTCATCAACACGCTGCAGGAGCGCCTGAGCGCACTCAACGACCTGCACCTGACGCTCAAACACATCCACTGGAATGTCGTCGGCCCGAATTTCATCGGCGTCCACGAGATGCTCGATCCCCAGGTCGAGTTGGTTCGCGGATACGCCGACGTGCTCGCGGAACGGATCGCCACACTGGGCGGTTCGCCGCGCGGCACCGCGTCGGCGATCGAGTCCGAGCGCACGTGGGACGACTACTCCCTCAGCCGCGACACCGCCCAAGCTCACCTCGCCGCCCTCGACATCGTCTACGACGGTTTCATCGCATCGCACCGCCAGGCGATCGCCGCCACCGGTGACCCCGACCCGGTCACCCAAGACATCTTCATCTCGCAGACCGCCGAGCTGGAGAAGTTCCAGTGGTTCGTGCGCGCCCATCTGGAAAGTGCGGCCGGCTCCCTGCCCGAGGGGAGTTCCCACACCGAACGCGGGGCCGCCGCGACGGTCCGCTGA
- a CDS encoding SigB/SigF/SigG family RNA polymerase sigma factor, producing MLATAAAETDDERRAQLRDEAVAACLPLADHVARRFAGRGEPFDDLVQVARVGLVNACDRFDPTRETEFLSFAVPTVMGEVRRHFRDNTWTVRVGRRAKETAQVITRGIDELAQTLGRSPRPTELAAHLDLPVDEVIDGLLARLAHTASSLDAPASDRGEDAGRPLVETIGAADPDMGRMDDFVTIREAMVELPERERTIVALRFFRSMSQSEIAEELGISQMHVSRLLSAILRRLREAVGETGDGDGAGPGE from the coding sequence CTGCTCGCCACCGCTGCCGCCGAGACCGACGACGAGCGCCGCGCGCAACTGCGCGACGAGGCCGTGGCCGCCTGCCTCCCGTTGGCCGACCACGTCGCGCGACGGTTCGCCGGGCGCGGCGAACCCTTCGACGACCTCGTCCAGGTGGCCCGGGTGGGATTGGTCAACGCCTGCGATCGGTTCGACCCGACGCGCGAGACCGAATTCCTCTCCTTCGCCGTGCCGACGGTGATGGGCGAGGTGCGCCGCCATTTCCGCGACAACACCTGGACCGTCCGGGTGGGCCGCCGGGCCAAGGAGACCGCCCAGGTGATCACGCGCGGCATCGACGAACTCGCGCAAACCCTCGGGCGCTCGCCGCGGCCAACGGAGCTCGCCGCGCACCTGGACCTACCGGTTGACGAGGTGATCGACGGATTGCTCGCGCGGTTGGCGCACACCGCGTCATCGCTCGACGCCCCCGCATCGGATCGGGGTGAGGATGCCGGCCGGCCGCTGGTGGAAACCATCGGCGCCGCCGACCCGGACATGGGGCGCATGGACGATTTCGTGACGATCCGCGAGGCGATGGTCGAACTACCCGAGCGGGAGCGGACCATCGTCGCGCTGCGGTTCTTCCGGTCGATGTCGCAGAGCGAGATCGCCGAGGAGCTGGGTATCTCGCAGATGCACGTCTCGCGCCTGCTCTCGGCGATCCTGCGACGGCTGCGGGAGGCGGTGGGGGAGACCGGCGACGGAGACGGGGCGGGGCCGGGAGAATGA